The bacterium DNA window GATCGGCGAGGTGCAAGCCGGATGGTGCCGCCATTTCATCAACTACGGGGGGGACGCCTATTTCCGGGATTGGCATTCGGAGCGGAAGAACACCACCGGGCTCCTGCTCCAGAAGGGGGCACACGATATCGACGTCATGCATTGGTTGATGGGCGGCTACACCAAAACCGTGGTGGGCATGGGCATGCTTTCGGTGTATGACAAATGCAAGCGCCGTTCACCAAAAGTTCCCGGCAGTGCGAAATGGGATGTGGCCCAATGGCCGCCCCTGGAGCAGACGGGGTTTTCCCCCGTCATCGATGTCGAGGATCACAACATGGTGATGATGCAGTTGGATAACGGCTCCCAGGCCAGTTACATGCAATGCCATTACACACCGGATGCCGAGCGCAACTACACGTTCATCGGCACCCGAGGCCGGGTTGAGAATATCGGTGACAGCGGTGACTGTGCGGTCCATGTCTGGACCCAGCGCAGTTCCCGAGAAACCCCCGACATCGTCTACAACCTGAAGCCGCAGACAGGCTCCCATGGCGGGTCAGATCCCGCCATCGTCAGGGAATTCCTGAATTTCGTCCGGGACGGGATCAAAACGAACACCTCTCCCATTGCCGCCAGGAACTCGGTGGCGGTCGGCGTGCAAGG harbors:
- a CDS encoding Gfo/Idh/MocA family oxidoreductase, which gives rise to MKEIKIGVIGVGGRGGLAKFAHLPEEGYRLVAGVDVNDESLKKFKEFAGNDVFTSKDYRKLLAIKEIAAVFITSPDFLHEKHALAALQAGKAVYLEKPMAITIEGCDALLKAAYQTGSKLYLGHNMRHFPMVLKLKEVIDSGLIGEVQAGWCRHFINYGGDAYFRDWHSERKNTTGLLLQKGAHDIDVMHWLMGGYTKTVVGMGMLSVYDKCKRRSPKVPGSAKWDVAQWPPLEQTGFSPVIDVEDHNMVMMQLDNGSQASYMQCHYTPDAERNYTFIGTRGRVENIGDSGDCAVHVWTQRSSRETPDIVYNLKPQTGSHGGSDPAIVREFLNFVRDGIKTNTSPIAARNSVAVGVQGHKSMRSGCNAQKIPPLSKDLIRYFENGQKKK